The following proteins are encoded in a genomic region of Phycodurus eques isolate BA_2022a chromosome 11, UOR_Pequ_1.1, whole genome shotgun sequence:
- the LOC133409552 gene encoding LOW QUALITY PROTEIN: phosphatidylcholine:ceramide cholinephosphotransferase 1-like (The sequence of the model RefSeq protein was modified relative to this genomic sequence to represent the inferred CDS: deleted 1 base in 1 codon) → MTKVAAWSAEDVADWLSKEGMPEYIDPLQQTDGTALLRLTRVDFHSPPLLLVSSDGGQRLLERLETLRIETHIEAHKNGHANGHAGGLPNGTVKPQKNGMLRTAEMVRIPIPPMENSRTSFPPEWGKTGVAFVYAVVCFVTTTIVISVVHERVPPKEHTPPLPDKFFDLFNRVEWAFSICEINGMLLVALWLIQWVLLKHRSIIGRRFFFIVGTLYLYRCITMYITTLPVPGMHFKCSPKLLGDWEAQMRRVMKMIAGGGLSITGSHTMCGDYLYSGHTVMLTLTYLFIKEYSPRRFWWYHWICWTLSAVGVFCILLAHDHYTVDVVVAYFITTRLFWWYHTMANQQSLKETSQSNPFSRVWWYRPFQYWEENVSGIVPRSYQLPLWVRNVQWKRGVMYSRLDVQ, encoded by the exons ATGACAAAAGTAGCAGCGTGGTCCGCCGAGGATGTCGCCGACTGGCTGAGCAAAGAGGGCATGCCGGAGTACATCGACCCACTCCAGCAGACTGACGGCACCGCCTTGCTGCGGCTCACGCGGGTGGATTTCCACTCACCGCCACTCCTCCTGGTGTCCTCGGACGGCGGGCAGCGGCTGCTGGAGCGTCTGGAGACGCTGCGGATCGAGACCCACATCGAGGCGCACAAGAACGGCCACGCAAATGGGCACGCCGGCGGGCTTCCCAACGGGACAGTTAAGCCCCAGAAGAATGGCATGTTGCGGACGGCAGAAATGGTGCGCATTCCCATCCCTCCGATGGAGAACTCGCGCACCTCCTTCCCGCCCGAGTGGGGAAAGACTGGCGTCGCCTTCGTCTACGCGGTGGTGTGCTTCGTCACCACCACCATCGTGATATCGGTGGTCCACGAGAGGGTGCCGCCAAAAGAGCACACCCCGCCGCTGCCCGACAAGTTCTTTGACCTGTTCAACAGGGTAGAGTGGGCCTTCTCAATCTGCGAGATCAACGGCATGTTGCTGGTGGCGCTATGGCTCATACAGTGGGTGCTCCTCAAACACAG GTCAATCATAGGCAGGCGCTTCTTTTTCATTGTGGGTACACTGTATCTATATCGGTGTATTACCATGTACATCACCACTCTGCCTGTCCCCGGGATGCACTTCAAATGCTCTCCGAAG CTTCTCGGCGACTGGGAAGCGCAGATGAGGAGGGTAATGAAAATGATTGCCGGCGGGGGCCTCTCCATCACGGGCTCCCACACCATGTGTGGAGATTACCTATACAGCGGCCACACGGTCATGCTAACGCTAACATACCTCTTCATCAAGGAGT ATTCCCCCAGACGGTTCTGGTGGTACCACTGGATCTGCTGGACCTTGAGC GCCGTGGGAGTCTTCTGCATCCTTCTGGCCCACGACCACTACACTGTGGATGTGGTGGTCGCTTACTTTATCACTACACGCCTCTTCTGGTGGTACCACACGATGGCCAACCAGCAG TCGCTGAAAGAGACGTCGCAGAGTAACCCCTTCTCGCGGGTGTGGTGGTATCGGCCCTTCCAGTACTGGGAGGAGAACGTCAGCGGCATCGTGCCCCGCTCCTACCAGCTGCCGCTGTGGGTGCGAAACGTGCAGTGGAAACGCGGTGTCATGTACAGCCGGCTGGACGTCCAGTGA